The genome window AGTCACCGGCCAGCCGGACCTCGGCGCCGTAGTTGCGGGTCGCGACGATCTTCGGCAGGGCCGCGCTGACCGGCATGAACACCGTCGAGCGGGTGCCGAGCAGCTGGGCCGCCAGCGCCACCCCCTGGGCGTGGTTGCCGGCGCTGGCCGCGACCACGCCGGCGGCCCGCTGCTCGTCCGACATCCGGGCGATGCAGGTGTACGCCCCGCGGATCTTGAACGACCCGGTCCGCTGCAGGTTCTCGCACTTGATGTGGACCGGCCCGCCGGCCTGGGCGGCCAGCACCCGGCTGTGTTCCAGCGGGGTCCGGCGGATGACGCCGTCGAGCAGTGTTCGCGCCGCCTGCACGTCCTCGAGCTCCACGGTCCGCACGAGGAGCCACCGTACCTTGACGGCCAACAGCGGTAAGCCGTAGCTTACGGTTCGTGCCGACTTACGGATCGGCGGCGCTGGCCGCGTTGGGGGACCCCACCCGGCAGGCGATCGTCGAGCTGCTCGCCGGCGGGCCCCGCGCGGTCGGCGAGCTCGCCGCGCAGCTGCCCGTCTCCCGGCCGGCGGTCTCCCAGCACCTGCGCGTGCTCAAGGAGGCCGGCCTGGTCACCGACCAGGC of Mycobacteriales bacterium contains these proteins:
- a CDS encoding metalloregulator ArsR/SmtB family transcription factor, with the translated sequence MPTYGSAALAALGDPTRQAIVELLAGGPRAVGELAAQLPVSRPAVSQHLRVLKEAGLVTDQAAGTRRLYQLDPSGADAVRAYLDRFWTTALDAFKAAVERDEEQT